A part of Antennarius striatus isolate MH-2024 chromosome 21, ASM4005453v1, whole genome shotgun sequence genomic DNA contains:
- the atpaf2 gene encoding ATP synthase mitochondrial F1 complex assembly factor 2: MFRSLVRFQSLSRQTHSLSKVYQRSRHNELGLKYSTASTERKRFYRDVSISQGEGGLFEVNLDRRKLKTPAGKLFTVPNEALAIAVATEWDAQRDTLKFYSMHLTTLCYTALDNPSQRNKDQMINAALKFLETDTVCYRVDEPYGLVDLQKNEWDPVLHWIENRYNVTIGSSSSILGPEIPEATKDTFRQHLYSYNLWSLTGLEYVITQLKSVVLSLGLIDRHLSVEQAVLLSRLEEEYQIRCWGNVEWAHDYDTYELRARTAAGALFVHLSSESSTVKRKLMQD; encoded by the exons ATGTTTAGGAGCCTTGTTAGATTCCAGAGTCTCTCAAGACAAACACATTCACTCAGTAAAGTGTACCAAAGAAGTCGGCACAATGAGTTAGGTTTGAAATATTCTACAGCCTCAACAG AACGAAAACGATTTTATCGAGATGTCAGTATATCACAAGGTGAAG gTGGCTTATTTGAGGTGAACCTGGACAGAAGGAAACTGAAAACTCCTGCAGGGAAACTGTTCACAGTACCAAATGAAGCCCTCGCTATCGCTGTGGCAACTGAATGGGATGCTCAAAGGGACACCCTGAAGTTCTACTCAATGCACCTG ACTACGTTGTGCTACACAGCACTGGACAATCCCTCCCAACGTAACAAGGACCAAATGATCAATGCTGCCTTGAAGTTCCTGGAGACAGATACTGTCTG TTACAGAGTAGATGAGCCCTACGGCTTGGTTGATCTGCAGAAGAATGAATGGGATCCTGTACTGCACTGGATTGAAAATAG ATATAATGTCACAATTGGTTCTTCATCCAGTATTTTGGGTCCTGAAATCCCAGAAGCAACCAAAGACACTTTCCGGCAGCATCTGTATTCTTACAACTTATGGTCTCTGACAG gGCTTGAGTATGTGATCACACAGCTGAAGTCTGTTGTGTTGTCATTGGGGCTGATTGACAGACATCTGAGTGTGGAACAGGCTGTGCTGCTGTCCAGACTAGAGGAAGAATATCAG ATTCGATGCTGGGGAAACGTTGAGTGGGCCCATGACTACGACACGTATGAGCTGAGAGCACGAACGGCTGCTGGAGCTCTTTTTGTTCACCTCTCATCTGAGAGTTCAACCGTCAAACGTAAACTCATGCAGGACTGA
- the LOC137588240 gene encoding glucose-induced degradation protein 4 homolog → MLVDHFCLSSQTPSESSAQTAIPHVGCRASEAGAMPVPAGYLCDSNVVAFTSSASLIPSPPINTHQPGVVTSLLYSGSKFRGHQKSKGNSYDVEVVLQHVTMEDSYLCGYLKIKGLTEEYPTLTTFFAGEIISSKRPFLTRKWDADEDVDRKHWGKFQAFYQYAKTFNSDDFDYEDLKNSDYIFMRWKEQFLVPDHTIKDISGASFAGFYYICFQKSTATIEGYYYHRSSEWYQSLNLTHVPEHSAAIYEFR, encoded by the exons ATGTTGGTGGACCACTTTTGTCTTTCTTCGCAGACGCCATCAGAATCCAGCGCCCAGACGGCAATTCCCCACGTTGGGTGTCGAGCCAGCGAAGCGGGAGCCATGCCTGTCCCCGCTGGATACCTTTGCGACTCAAATGTCGTGGCCTTCACATCCTCGGCCTCGCTTATTCCCTCGCCACCGATAAACACCCACCAGCCTGGTGTTGTCACTTCGCTGCTGTACAGCGGTTCCAAGTTTAGGGGCCATCAGAAGAGCAAAGGGAACTCTTACGACGTGGAGGTTGTTTTGCAG CATGTCACCATGGAGGATTCCTACCTGTGTGGCTACCTGAAGATAAAAGGATTAACAGAG GAATATCCAACTCTGACTACGTTCTTCGCTGGAGAGATCATCAGTAGTAAGCGTCCATTTCTCACCCGGAAATGGGATGCAGATGAGGATGTAGACCGTAAGCACTGG GGCAAGTTCCAGGCCTTCTACCAGTATGCCAAAACATTTAACTCTGATGATTTTGACTATGAGGATCTGAAGAACTCTGACTATATTTTTATGAGGTGGAAG GAACAGTTTCTGGTTCCTGATCATACAATTAAAGACATCAGCGGCGCGTCTTTTGCTGGATTCTACTACATTTGCTTCCAGAAATCCACAGCGACGATCGAGGGCTACTATTATCACAGAAGCTCTGAATG GTACCAGTCACTAAACCTCACCCACGTTCCCGAGCACAGTGCTGCCATCTACGAGTTCCGGTGA